The proteins below are encoded in one region of Cucurbita pepo subsp. pepo cultivar mu-cu-16 chromosome LG10, ASM280686v2, whole genome shotgun sequence:
- the LOC111804568 gene encoding uncharacterized protein LOC111804568: MAISVSRRLLRSLGSLSTFGQCNSSCTMSQSFYNSREIYGHVKGRSSSMFAGCSTLLKAGTFLVSKGLSTSILTPESSNAKPVVSEERKIGLLQDLMIPVTNFQNEDKGFMVLAGDVFDVPIRKDIIHRVVRWQLAKRQQGTHSTKTISEVSGTGRKPWRQKGTGRARHGTLRGPQFRGGAVMHGPKPRSHAFKLNKKVRRLGLKIALTARAAEGKLLIFDNLDVATHKTKYMVNYVNEMENTKKVLLVDGGPIDEKLKLATQNLHYVNVLPSIGLNVYSILLHDTLVMSRDAVERIVTRMHTPINR, from the exons ATGGCAATCTCAGTGTCGAGAAGGCTGTTGCGCTCTTTGGGTTCCCTATCAACATTTGGGCAATGTAATTCTTCGTGTACCATGAGTCAGTCGTTTTATAATTCCCGTG AAATTTATGGTCACGTTAAAGGGAGGAGTAGCTCTATGTTTGCCGGCTGTTCTACCCTGTTGAAG GCTGGAACCTTTCTTGTCTCCAAAGGGCTTTCCACCTCTATTTTGACTCCCGAATCAAGCAACGCTAAACCGGTTGTATCAGAAGAGCGCAAGATAG GGCTTCTTCAGGACCTGATGATTCCTGTGACAAACTTTCAAAATGAAGACAAGGGGTTCATGGTCTTGGCTGGAGATGTTTTTGACGTCCCTATCAGGAAGGACATCATTCATCGGGTTGTTAGATGGCAGCTTGCAAAGAGACAGCAG GGAACACattcaacaaaaacaattagTGAGGTTAGTGGCACCGGGAGAAAGCCATGGCGACAAAAAGGTACTGGTAGAGCAAGGCATGGAACACTGCGTGGTCCCCAG TTCAGAGGTGGTGCAGTTATGCATGGTCCTAAACCGCGAAGTCATGCTTTCAAGCTTAATAAGAAAGTTCGTCGTTTGGGTTTGAAGATAGCTCTTACAGCTCGTGCTGCAGAAGGAAAG CTTCTGATATTTGATAATCTGGACGTCGCTACACATAAGACAAAGTATATGGTGAACTATGTCAATGAAATGGAGAATACTAAAAAAGTTCTTCTCGTTGATGGTGGCCCCATCGATGAGAAACTGAAGTTGGCCACACAAAACCTTCATTACGTCAATGTTTTGCCTTCTATA GGTTTGAATGTGTACAGCATTCTTCTACATGATACTCTTGTCATGTCTCGTGATGCTGTAGAAAGAATTGTTACCCGGATGCACACTCCAATCAACCGCTGA
- the LOC111803895 gene encoding leucine--tRNA ligase, chloroplastic/mitochondrial, giving the protein MYQILSSLSSCPLNLLPLFSAVSIFFCFSTCEMNVQALHSSVHGQFEASSVSPFRLLSFSTPSVRLSRKLSTAAFRRKSSLGRCLYGSSLSCGIRVTHGRIRSSLTGEVNEVEEQKQQEVRRAYPFHEIETKWQRYWEENRTFRTPDEIDTSKPKFYVLDMFPYPSGSGLHVGHPLGYTATDILARFKRMQGYNVLHPMGWDAFGLPAEQYAIETGTHPKITTLRNINRFRSQLKSLGFSYDWDREISTIEPDYYKWTQWIFLQLLKRGLAYQAEVPVNWCPALGTVLANEEVVDGVSERGGHPVIRKPMRQWMLKITAYADRLLDDLDDLDWPESIKDMQRNWIGRSEGAEIDFCVLDSNGKDSDLKITVYTTRPDTLFGATYLVVAPEYSFLTSITSPKESKKVEEYKELASRKSDLERTELQKEKTGVFSGCYARNPVNGEAIPIWVADYVLGSYGTGAIMAVPAHDTRDHEFSTKYDIPIVVVVVPEDGSCDSNKAFSGEGIIANSSSPTSGLDINGLSSKEAASKVIEWAEKTGNGKKKVNYKLRDWLFARQRYWGEPIPVLFLDDTGESIPLSETELPLTLPELDDFTPTGTGEPPLAKADSWVQATDSLSGKPARRETSTMPQWAGSCWYYLRFMDPKNSKELVGKTKEMYWSPVDVYVGGAEHAVLHLLYSRFWHKVLYDLGVVSTKEPFKCVINQGIILGEVQYTALKDTDGNLVSADSVDVLSEYNQERIPEEKVMKSGDYFVLKDSPDIRLIARAHKMSKSRGNVVNPDDVVFEYGADSLRLYEMFMGPLRDSKQWNTSGIEGVHRFLGRTWRLIVGPPSADGTFNDGTVVTDEEPTLEQLRSLHKCIMKVTEEVEGTRFNTGISAMMEFVNVAYKWDRYPRSIVEAFTLLLSPYAPHLAEELWSRLGHSESLAYEPFPKANPIYLKDSTIVLPVQINGKTRGTIQVEETCTEEDAFQIAEQDEKLSKYLTGQSIKKRIFVPGKILNVILDRQSSKVSR; this is encoded by the exons ATGTACCAAATCCTATCATCTCTATCTTCCTGCCCGCTCAATCTTCTGCCGTTGTTCTCTGCGGtatccattttcttctgcttctCCACATGCGAAATGAACGTGCAGGCACTGCATTCTTCTGTACATGGCCAATTCGAAGCTTCTTCCGTTAGTCCATTTCgattgctttctttttcaaccCCATCAGTCAGGTTGTCCAGGAAATTGTCCACTGCAGCTTTTAGAAGAAAGTCTTCTCTTGGTCGTTGTTTATATGGTAGCAGCTTGAGCTGTGGCATTCGTGTTACACATGGTAGAATCAGAAGTTCCTTGACGGGTGAAGTTAACGAGGTTGAGGAGCAGAAGCAGCAAGAGGTGAGGAGGGCTTACCCCTTCCATGAAATAGAGACCAAATGGCAGCGTTATTGGGAGGAAAATCGAACTTTCCGAACTCCTGATGAAATTGATACTTCTAAGCCTAAGTTCTACGTGCTTGATATGTTCCCTTATCCCAG TGGTTCAGGGTTACATGTTGGTCATCCTTTAGGTTATACTGCTACAGATATTCTTGCTAGATTCAAACGCATGCAAGGCTACAATGTTTTGCACCCAATGGGCTGGGATGCATTTGGATTGCCTGCGGAACAATATGCTATTGAG ACAGGAACTCACCCCAAAATCACTACTTTGAGGAATATTAATCGGTTTCGCTCTCAG CTTAAATCATTGGGTTTTTCATATGACTGGGATCGTGAAATTTCCACAATTGAACCagattattataaatggaCTCAGTggatttttcttcaacttttgaAGAGAGGATTAGCATACCAG GCTGAAGTACCAGTTAATTGGTGCCCTGCTCTTGGCACGGTCTTGGCTAATGAAGAGGTAGTTGATGGTGTCAGTGAACGTGGGGGTCATCCAGTTATAAGGAAG CCAATGCGGCAATGGATGCTCAAGATTACTGCATATGCTGATCGTCTTCTTGATGATCTAGATGATCTTGACTGGCCTGAAAGTATAAAAGATATGCAAAGAAACTGGATTGGGAGATCAGAAGGGGCAGAGATTGACTTTTGTGTTCTCGACAGTAATGGAAAAGATAGTGATCTCAAAATTACAGTTTATACTACCAGACCAGATACCCTCTTTGGAGCAAC GTATTTGGTTGTTGCTCCGGAGTACTCCTTCCTGACATCCATAACATCTCCTAAAGAAAGCAAAAAG GTGGAGGAATACAAAGAACTTGCTTCAAGGAAGAGTGACCTTGAGAGGACTGAGCTTCAGAAGGAAAAAACTGGGGTTTTCTCTGGTTGCTATGCTAGAAATCCAGTTAATGGGGAAGCTATCCCAATATGGGTTGCAGATTATGTCTTGGGGAG TTATGGAACTGGGGCAATTATGGCTGTACCTGCTCATGATACACGTGATCATGAATTTTCCACAAAATACGATATTCCTATAGTGGTGGTTGTTGTGCCAGAGGATGGAAGCTGTGATTCAAATAAGGCATTTTCAGGAGAAGGTATTATTGCCAATTCATCGAGTCCAACATCAGGGCTTGACATCAATGGGCTCTCAAGTAAGGAAGCAGCTTCCAAAGTCATTGAGTGGGCTGAGAAAACGGGGAATGGGAAGAAAAAG GTGAACTACAAACTGAGGGATTGGCTTTTTGCTAGACAACGTTATTGGGGGGAACCCATTCCTGTACTTTTTCTGGATGATACTGGTGAGAGTATTCCCCTTTCTGAAACCGAATTGCCCCTTACATTGCCTGAATTAGATGATTTTACACCCACGGGGACAGGGGAACCTCCACTCGCAAAAGCTGACTCTTGG GTTCAAGCCACTGATTCCCTGTCAGGCAAACCTGCCAGACGAGAAACAAGTACTATGCCGCAGTGGGCTGGTTCATGCTG GTACTACTTAAGATTTATGGATCCGAAGAATTCCAAAGAACTTGTAGGGAAAACGAAGGAAAT GTATTGGAGCCCCGTTGATGTCTACGTTGGTGGGGCTGAGCATGCTGTGCTCCATTTACTTTATTCTAGGTTCTGGCACAAG GTTCTCTATGATCTCGGCGTTGTATCCACCAAGGAACCGTTCAAATGTGTCATAAACCAAGGAATCATACTTGGGGAG GTTCAGTATACTGCTTTAAAAGATACAGATGGTAATCTAGTGTCTGCAGATTCCGTTGATGTCTTGAGTGAATATAATCAAGAAAGAATCCCTGAGGAAAAG GTCATGAAATCTGGAGATTATTTTGTATTGAAAGACAGTCCTGATATCCGCTTGATTGCTCGCGCTCACAAAATGAGCAAGAGTAGAGGAAATGTTGTTAATCCTGATGATGTTGTTTTTGAGTATGGTGCGGATTCTCTTCGCTTGTATGAAATGTTTATGGGTCCTCTTAG AGACTCAAAACAATGGAATACCAGCGGCATTGAAGGTGTCCATAGGTTCTTGGGAAGAACTTGGAGACTAATTGTTGGACCACCTTCAGCTGATGGTACATTTAATGATGGAACTGTGGTAACTGATGAGGAACCCACTCTTGAACAACTTCGTTCACTCCATAAGTGCATTATGAAG GTAACTGAAGAAGTTGAAGGGACACGATTCAACACAGGAATCTCAGCTATGATGGAGTTTGTTAACGTGGCATATAAG TGGGATAGATACCCAAGGTCTATCGTTGAAGCATTCACTTTGTTGCTATCACCGTATGCACCTCACTTGGCTGAGGAACTATGGTCTCGGTTAGGACATTCAGAATCGTTGGCTTACGAGCCCTTCCCCAAG GCCAACCCTATTTACCTGAAGGACTCCACTATTGTCCTACCAGTTCAGATCAACGGTAAAACTAGGGGTACCATCCAGGTTGAGGAAACATGTACGGAGGAGGATGCTTTCCAGATAGCAGAGCAGGATGAAAAACTCTCCAAATATTTAACAGGGCAGTCAATCAAGAAACGAATCTTCGTTCCTGGCAAGATCTTGAATGTAATATTGGATCGTCAAAGCTCCAAAGTGTCCCGCTGA
- the LOC111803774 gene encoding katanin p60 ATPase-containing subunit A1 isoform X1, whose product MSVLERIARTVKAWRIIKSFKLKDSSSVSPSLYLRHFRHHPEHLKPGFLSNGREPCFLYPAIVASMFGVGAMEIAYAEAEESAGTPPPPPKDLSTHADLEEIAKKERQRINEQLIRNKGMKYGACPRFTVGVKGQKVSIKFQVPSSCEVSHLVANLVSNLGLKVEERAGGSDMLLRAWASPVAWQLSLTRPKTQREAGGNEGNSLEIDAGDEDLSVLIFHSLVSSDKTEIEFLKRGSLSTEELDSLVSVLQLAGGRLGESRSLERKSREGSTQLPDPEKSISSLESMGVKVYGLDEPHVNSSKNEISWDNIAGYDQQKSEIEDTILLTLHNPELFDEIAHGTRRKFESNRPRAVLFEGPPGTGKTSSARVIANQAGVPLVYVPLEVIMSKYYGESERLLGQVFSLANELSTGAIIFLDEVDSFAIARDSEMHEATRRVLSVLLRQIDGFEQDRKVVVIAATNRKQDLDPALISRFDLMITFGLPDERNRQEIAAQYAKQLTKPELNEFAKNTEGMSGRDIRDICQQAERSWASKILRGKVSKTGEHGILPPLQEYIECAMSRRKALQTVDDHKIKDSNIRTKKTQFA is encoded by the exons ATGTCGGTTTTGGAGCGGATTGCTAGGACCGTCAAAGCGTGGCGAATAATTAAGTCTTTCAAACTCAAAGATTCTTCAAGCGTATCTCCGAGTTTATATCTGA GACATTTTCGGCATCACCCGGAGCATCTAAAACCAGGATTTCTGTCTAATGGACGTGAACCTTGCTTTCTCTATCCGGCTATCGTTGCCAGTATGTTTGGAGTTGGGGCAATGGAAATAGCTTATGCAGAAGCTGAAGAG TCTGCTGGCACTCCCCCACCACCACCAAAGGACCTATCTACCCATGCTGATCTTGAGGAGATTGCTAAGAAAGAGAGACAGCGAATAAATGAGCAGTTAATCAGGAACAAAGGAATGAAGTATGGTGCTTGTCCGCGatttactgttggagttaagGGCCAAAAG GTCAGCATCAAGTTCCAAGTTCCTTCCAGTTGTGAAGTCTCGCATCTGGTTGCCAATCTTGTATCAAATCTTGGACTAAAAGTTGAAGAGCGTGCTGGTGGTTCAGATATGTTATTGCGTGCATGGGCCAG TCCAGTTGCTTGGCAACTATCTCTTACTCGACCAAAAACTCAGAGAGAAGCTGGAGGAAACGAAGGAAACTCATTAGAAATTGATGCCGGGGATGAAGATCTAAGCGTCCTGATATTTCATTCACTTGTTAGCTCGGATAAAACT GAAATTGAATTCTTAAAGCGGGGAAGCCTGAGCACCGAAGAGCTCGATTCTTTGGTTTCTGTTTTACAATTAGCTGGTGGAAGGTTGGGAGAAAGTAGATCCCTTGAAAGAAAATCGAGGGAAGGGTCTACACAATTGCCAGATCCGGAAAAATCTATATCTAGTCTCGAATCAATGGGTGTGAAAGTTTATGGACTTGACGAGCCACATGTTAATTCCTCAAAAAATGAGATATCCTGGGACAATATTGCTGGTTATGATCAACAAAAAAG TGAAATAGAAGACACGATACTGCTGACTCTGCATAATCCAGAATTATTTGATGAGATTGCTCATGGGACTCGGCGCAAGTTTGAATCAAATAGACCTCGGGCTGTTCTCTTTGAAGGGCCTCCAG GTACAGGAAAAACATCTTCTGCTCGTGTAATTGCAAATCAAGCT GGCGTCCCCTTGGTGTACGTACCTCTTGAGGTTATCATGTCAAAATACTACGGTGAAAGCGAACGTCTCTTGGGGCAAGTGTTTTCACTTGCTAATGAACTTAGTACCGGTGCGATCATTTTCCTTGACGAG GTTGATTCTTTTGCAATTGCTCGTGACAGTGAAATGCATGAAGCTACTCGAAGAGTATTATCAGTGTTATTGCGTCAG ATTGATGGATTTGAACAAGACAGAAAAGTGGTTGTAATTGCTGCCACGAATAGAAAGCAGGACCTTGATCCTGCTTTAATTAG TCGGTTTGACTTGATGATCACATTTGGCTTACCTGATGAGCGGAACCGTCAGGAAATAGCAGCTCAGTACGCAAAGCAGCTAACGAAACCTGAACTGAACGAGTTTGCAAAGAATACAGAAGG AATGTCTGGAAGGGACATCAGGGATATTTGTCAGCAAGCCGAGCGGTCCTGGGCATCAAAG ATACTTCGAGGGAAAGTATCCAAAACTGGAGAACATGGAATACTTCCACCCCTTCAAGAATATATTGAGTGCGCTATGAGCAGGCGCAAGGCTTTGCAAACTGTCGACGACCATAAAATCAAGGACTCCAACATCCGCACGAAGAAAACCCAATTCGCTTGA
- the LOC111803774 gene encoding ATPase family AAA domain-containing protein 1-B isoform X2 translates to MQKLKSYPQSAGTPPPPPKDLSTHADLEEIAKKERQRINEQLIRNKGMKYGACPRFTVGVKGQKVSIKFQVPSSCEVSHLVANLVSNLGLKVEERAGGSDMLLRAWASPVAWQLSLTRPKTQREAGGNEGNSLEIDAGDEDLSVLIFHSLVSSDKTEIEFLKRGSLSTEELDSLVSVLQLAGGRLGESRSLERKSREGSTQLPDPEKSISSLESMGVKVYGLDEPHVNSSKNEISWDNIAGYDQQKSEIEDTILLTLHNPELFDEIAHGTRRKFESNRPRAVLFEGPPGTGKTSSARVIANQAGVPLVYVPLEVIMSKYYGESERLLGQVFSLANELSTGAIIFLDEVDSFAIARDSEMHEATRRVLSVLLRQIDGFEQDRKVVVIAATNRKQDLDPALISRFDLMITFGLPDERNRQEIAAQYAKQLTKPELNEFAKNTEGMSGRDIRDICQQAERSWASKILRGKVSKTGEHGILPPLQEYIECAMSRRKALQTVDDHKIKDSNIRTKKTQFA, encoded by the exons ATGCAGAAGCTGAAGAG CTATCCGCAGTCTGCTGGCACTCCCCCACCACCACCAAAGGACCTATCTACCCATGCTGATCTTGAGGAGATTGCTAAGAAAGAGAGACAGCGAATAAATGAGCAGTTAATCAGGAACAAAGGAATGAAGTATGGTGCTTGTCCGCGatttactgttggagttaagGGCCAAAAG GTCAGCATCAAGTTCCAAGTTCCTTCCAGTTGTGAAGTCTCGCATCTGGTTGCCAATCTTGTATCAAATCTTGGACTAAAAGTTGAAGAGCGTGCTGGTGGTTCAGATATGTTATTGCGTGCATGGGCCAG TCCAGTTGCTTGGCAACTATCTCTTACTCGACCAAAAACTCAGAGAGAAGCTGGAGGAAACGAAGGAAACTCATTAGAAATTGATGCCGGGGATGAAGATCTAAGCGTCCTGATATTTCATTCACTTGTTAGCTCGGATAAAACT GAAATTGAATTCTTAAAGCGGGGAAGCCTGAGCACCGAAGAGCTCGATTCTTTGGTTTCTGTTTTACAATTAGCTGGTGGAAGGTTGGGAGAAAGTAGATCCCTTGAAAGAAAATCGAGGGAAGGGTCTACACAATTGCCAGATCCGGAAAAATCTATATCTAGTCTCGAATCAATGGGTGTGAAAGTTTATGGACTTGACGAGCCACATGTTAATTCCTCAAAAAATGAGATATCCTGGGACAATATTGCTGGTTATGATCAACAAAAAAG TGAAATAGAAGACACGATACTGCTGACTCTGCATAATCCAGAATTATTTGATGAGATTGCTCATGGGACTCGGCGCAAGTTTGAATCAAATAGACCTCGGGCTGTTCTCTTTGAAGGGCCTCCAG GTACAGGAAAAACATCTTCTGCTCGTGTAATTGCAAATCAAGCT GGCGTCCCCTTGGTGTACGTACCTCTTGAGGTTATCATGTCAAAATACTACGGTGAAAGCGAACGTCTCTTGGGGCAAGTGTTTTCACTTGCTAATGAACTTAGTACCGGTGCGATCATTTTCCTTGACGAG GTTGATTCTTTTGCAATTGCTCGTGACAGTGAAATGCATGAAGCTACTCGAAGAGTATTATCAGTGTTATTGCGTCAG ATTGATGGATTTGAACAAGACAGAAAAGTGGTTGTAATTGCTGCCACGAATAGAAAGCAGGACCTTGATCCTGCTTTAATTAG TCGGTTTGACTTGATGATCACATTTGGCTTACCTGATGAGCGGAACCGTCAGGAAATAGCAGCTCAGTACGCAAAGCAGCTAACGAAACCTGAACTGAACGAGTTTGCAAAGAATACAGAAGG AATGTCTGGAAGGGACATCAGGGATATTTGTCAGCAAGCCGAGCGGTCCTGGGCATCAAAG ATACTTCGAGGGAAAGTATCCAAAACTGGAGAACATGGAATACTTCCACCCCTTCAAGAATATATTGAGTGCGCTATGAGCAGGCGCAAGGCTTTGCAAACTGTCGACGACCATAAAATCAAGGACTCCAACATCCGCACGAAGAAAACCCAATTCGCTTGA
- the LOC111804345 gene encoding homeobox protein SHOOT MERISTEMLESS-like: protein MDGPSGSSSGGGMMNFVDQNSHNAFGSMMMMMPLMSTSHQQQHHHQGDACSSFLPPPPPPPPPPPNYTNNNTSNSISYFLDETNNNINEGSNGNSSCELKAKIMGHPHYHRLLVAYVNCRKVGAPPDVVARLEQACASAATMSGTSCIGQDPGLDQFMEAYCEMLTKYEHELSKPFRDAMLFLQRIECQFKALSISSSSDAGCGEAFDRNGSSEEEVDKNGQSIDPWAEDHELKGQLLRKYSRYLGSLKQEFMKKRKKGKLPKEARQQLLDWWSRHYKWPYPSESQKVALAESTGLDQKQINNWFINQRKRHWKPSEDMQFVVMDAAHHHPQYYMDSVLGNPFPFDISPTLL, encoded by the exons ATGGATGGTCCAAGTGGGAGTTCTTCAGGTGGAGGTATGATGAATTTTGTTGATCAAAACAGTCATAATGCGTTTGGttctatgatgatgatgatgcccTTGATGTCCACCTCTCATCAACAACAACACCACCATCAGGGAGATGCATGTAGCTcgtttcttcctcctcctcctcctcctcctcctccgccgcctaATTACACCAACAATAACACTTCTAATTCAATTTCTTACTTCTTGGATGAAACCAACAACAACATCAACGAGGGTAGTAATGGTAATTCTTCATGTGAATTGAAGGCCAAAATCATGGGTCATCCCCACTACCACCGCCTGCTTGTTGCCTATGTCAATTGCCGGAAG GTGGGGGCGCCGCCGGATGTGGTGGCGAGGCTTGAACAAGCGTGTGCATCTGCAGCCACAATGAGTGGTACGTCTTGTATTGGACAAGATCCGGGGCTTGATCAGTTCATGGAGGCTTACTGTGAGATGCTCACCAAATATGAACACGAACTTTCTAAACCCTTTAGGGATGCCATGCTTTTTCTTCAACGAATTGAGTGCCAATTCAAAGCTCTCTCtatctcctcctcctccgatGCTG GTTGCGGTGAGGCATTTGATAGGAACGGATCATCTGAAGAGGAAGTTGATAAGAATGGGCAGTCAATTGACCCCTGGGCAGAAGACCATGAACTGAAAGGTCAACTCCTCCGAAAATACAGCAGATACTTAGGCAGTCTGAAGCAAGAATTcatgaagaaaaggaagaaagggaAGCTACCAAAGGAGGCCAGGCAACAGCTCCTGGATTGGTGGAGCAGACATTACAAATGGCCTTATCCATCC GAATCACAGAAGGTAGCTTTAGCAGAATCAACTGGGTTAGATCAAAAGCAAATCAACAACTGGTTCATCAACCAGAGAAAAAGACACTGGAAGCCATCTGAAGATATGCAATTTGTGGTGATGGATGCTGCTCATCATCATCCACAGTATTACATGGACTCCGTCTTGGGGAATCCTTTCCCATTTGATATCTCTCCCACTCTTctctaa
- the LOC111803775 gene encoding uncharacterized protein LOC111803775 → MEEPTGGTKPIKCSEDQKRQKYGRYAAGSSSDELLIGNSDAPPHSEAETSHISTGEDSGSSGEETRLSGLAESLQILTKSLLTAEMEIFKAREVIRLEEEKRRLESEAEMTRMLLQCQMQIASFLSARQGPNNRKRKRVQEEEPSPSVSLERDGALLLSLIQLNMITF, encoded by the exons ATGGAAGAGCCGACAGGCGGAACCAAACCGATCAAGTGCAGTGAGGACCAGAAACGTCAAAAATATGGAAGATATGCAGCAGGGTCCTCGTCCGACGAGCTTCTGATCGGGAATTCCGATGCTCCTCCACATTCAGAGGCTGAAACTTCCCATATTTCCACAGGTGAAGATTCGGGAAGCTCCGGCGAGGAAACACGGTTGTCCGGCCTGGCAGAGAGCCTGCAGATCTTAACAAAGTCGCTGCTGACAGCGGAAATGGAGATTTTCAAGGCGAGGGAGGTCATCCGCCTTGAGGAGGAAAAGAGGAGGTTGGAATCGGAGGCCGAGATGACTCGCATGCTGCTCCAGTGTCAGATGCAGATCGCCTCGTTTCTGTCGGCCAGGCAGGGTCCGAACAACCGGAAAAGAAAGAGGGTTCAGGAAGAAGAACCATCTCCCTCGGTCTCCTTAGAAAG GGACGGAGCTCTGCTGCTAAGTCTAATTCAACTCAACATGATCACCTTTTGA
- the LOC111803964 gene encoding protein lingerer: MEIPFLNSQSQPLSPIAGGRRSGSFPTSPEFEFWMVRNPSFPQPNLLSADELFEDGVLLPLHLVSSQSLSLSLSSDPNKKSDPEPSPSEPDPCDGPKLTPNSVESGSSLTSSKRWSIFKKSEKKNVAANQEDRVKEKKKEKKSGNGSTSAELNINIWPFSRSRSAGNAYTRPKMFAGTQPGSRKVNSAPCSRSNSTGESKSRKWPSSPSRAGVHLGRSSPVWQVRRGGSAAKTSETFSRNAEKAARKEPTDNNRSKATATAAASRVRVLNLNVPMCIGYRNHLSCRSDEASAVGVIGNDGGGSSSSSGSHVYGNNGDLSSVSNPGNSNTNLFSIRSLFTKKVH; this comes from the coding sequence atgGAGATTCCCTTTCTGAATTCGCAATCTCAGCCTCTCTCGCCGATCGCCGGCGGAAGAAGGAGTGGCAGCTTTCCCACCTCGCCGGAGTTTGAGTTCTGGATGGTCCGAAACCCCTCTTTTCCTCAGCCTAATCTTCTCTCCGCTGACGAGCTTTTTGAAGACGGcgttcttcttcctcttcaccTTGTATCCAGTCagtctctgtctctgtctctgtcgTCTGACCCTAACAAGAAATCTGACCCGGAGCCTTCTCCTTCTGAACCTGACCCCTGTGACGGCCCCAAATTGACGCCTAATTCGGTGGAATCGGGTTCTTCGTTAACGTCGTCGAAGCGATGGAGCATTTTCAAGAAGAGCGAGAAGAAGAATGTCGCGGCGAATCAGGAGGATCgagtgaaggagaagaagaaagagaagaagagtgGTAATGGTTCCACATCGGCGGAGTTGAATATCAATATTTGGCCGTTCTCGCGTAGTAGATCTGCTGGAAATGCTTACACTAGACCTAAAATGTTCGCCGGTACACAACCTGGATCCCGGAAGGTTAACAGTGCGCCGTGCTCTCGCAGCAACTCCACTGGTGAATCCAAATCCAGGAAGTGGCCGAGTAGCCCGAGCCGCGCTGGCGTCCATTTAGGCCGGAGTAGCCCAGTATGGCAGGTCCGGCGCGGTGGATCCGCTGCTAAAACCTCCGAAACTTTCTCTCGCAATGCCGAAAAAGCCGCCCGGAAGGAGCCCACAGACAACAACCGAAGCAaggccaccgccaccgccgccgcttCTAGAGTTagagttttgaatttgaatgttcCCATGTGTATTGGGTACAGGAACCATTTAAGCTGTAGAAGCGATGAGGCCAGTGCAGTTGGAGTTATTGGCAATGATGGCGGtggaagcagcagcagcagcggCAGCCATGTTTACGGCAACAATGGAGACCTCAGCAGTGTCAGTAATCCTGGAAATTCAAACACCAATCTCTTTAGCATAAGAAGCCTTTTCACTAAAAAAGtgcattaa